The Panicum hallii strain FIL2 chromosome 5, PHallii_v3.1, whole genome shotgun sequence genome contains the following window.
ACCCGGGACTCAAAAGTGCAAAAGATTGAGAGTGAAAAATTGCTATTGTGCAAATTGTTTCATCTTTGCTGTACAGCTTGAGAAATCAAGAATTCAAAATGGTTTGATTTGCTGGAGCGAAGGGCTATCACAACTTGCAGCTGCACCTGCAATCTCACTGTTCCtaacactgtagcagcgcacaaGCACAGTACAGTGCTCTAGATTAAACCCCATGGGTTACTGGCCCAGCTACAGAATCATGATCTGCATCGAATGGGATTAGAGGATGCTAACAGCAGAAGGTACAAGGGATTTCTCGAGGCCAGTGCATGCATCAGCATTCAGCCATCAGGGAGGGGCAGATACAGAGAGAGGAGCAAAGCAACCGAGCAAGGAAGGCCAGAGGAAAAGACAGAAAGCCCCGCGCCCCGTGTGCGGTAGCTGCTGTTTTCTTGCGGAGGGGGAGGGCAGCGATGAGTGTACTCCGGACCAGTGTGATTGCGGGTATCGATCGGGTGGAGGCGGCGATTGCACACTAGCTTTTGCCTTgcctcgccgctcctcctcATCCGCTTCCTttctcctccccctccccttcccctctctcttctctctctagGCTCCAGTCTCCAGCTCTCAACCCTAGCACGCGGGTTATATCCAGAGCCTCCCGTCCCGGCCGCGTCCTTCTTCCTCCAAACCCGATCGATCGATCGCTGAGCTGACTCCACCCGCTCCATGTATGGCAATTCCGCGGCACGGGCAGTACTAGTACGACGTACCAGGCAGTCCCTACCTTCAAGATTCAAGGGTGGTGGCTAGCGAGGTGCCGTCCCCAGCCAGTCCCCACCGCTGCCGGAGCAGGACAAGCACTAGCTGATCCGGGCGCAGCTGCAAGTACCACCACGGCTGCACATGCATGATCGGCCCGCCCGCCCGTGAGATCTGATCCTGCTGCGCCTGCGCCTGCATGCGCGCGAGCTGATCCGTCATCTTCATCCATCCGCACACAAGCTGTGCTAGCGGCTGCTGCTGGTAGCAGGCGAGAGCGTGCATCGGGAAGAAGATCTCGTACCGGTTCAGAAGATGATGCTCAAGGATCTGGCAGCaattcagcagcagcagcagatggCCGCCGACGAGAACATGTCCAACCTCACCTCCGCCTCCGGCGACCAGGCCAGCGTCTCCTCCCACCCGCTGCCGCCTCCGGCCAAGAAGAAGCGCAGCCTCCCAGGGAATCCAGGTACATACATATATACCGTCTCAATCATCGCCATCCCTAGCTAGCCTGCCCGCTCGATCCACCATCGATCGGTGCAATTCATGCTGACTGATCGAGTTGTTGTCATCAGACCCGGACGCGGAGGTGATCGCGCTGTCGCCGCGGACGCTGATGGCGACGAACCGGTACGTGTGCGAGGTGTGCGGCAAGGGGTTCCAGCGCGACCAGAACCTGCAGCTGCACCGGCGCGGCCACAACCTGCCGTGGAAGCTCAAGCAGCGCAACCCCAAGGAGGCGGTGCGCAAGAAGGTGTACGTGTGCCCGGAGCCCGGCTGCGTGCACCACGACCCGGCGCGAGCGCTTGGCGACCTCACCGGCATCAAGAAGCACTTCAGCCGCAAGCACGGCGAGAAGAAGTGGAAGTGCGACCGCTGCGCCAAGCGCTACGCCGTCCACTCCGACTGGAAGGCGCACTCCAAGGTCTGCGGCACGCGCGAGTACCGATGCGACTGCGGCACCCTCTTCTCAAGGCACGTCGACCACCTCGCCGCCCATGCTCCATCTCAAGGCACGTCGTGATTAACTATGGCTAGGTGTGCATGACCGCGTGCAGGAGGGACAGCTTCATCACGCACCGGGCCTTCTGCGACGCGCTCGCGGAGGAGAGCGCCAGGGCGGTTaccgcagcggcggcggtggcgggccaGCACCACCCCGGGATGCTCTTCTCACAGGGCGCCgggggcggcgagggcggcgccgcgggcggGCTGCACCTTCCCGCCGTGCTGGACCCGTCGCAGCCTTTGGTCGGGCACGGGATGTCCTTGCAAGAGCTCTGCCTCAAgagggagcagcagcagcagcagcagttcgcGCCGTCGTGGCTCAcggcccagcagcagcagcacctggAGCTGCAGGCGGCTGGCGCCGGCAACCCCGCCGTGTTCGTGTCGGCGAGGCCGCTGGACCAGGACTACATGGGGAGCTCCACGCCGGAGAGCACCGCGCCGCCGGCGGGCCTCGGGTTCGGATTCTCGCCGTCGTCCTCCGCCGGCACGGCCTCCGCGCACATGTCGGCCACCGCGCTGCTGCAGAAGGCGGCGCAGATGGGTGCANNNNNNNNNNNNNNNNNNNNNNNNNNNNNNNNNNNNNNNNNNNNNNNNNNNNNNNNNNNNNNNNNNNNNNNNNNNNNNNNNNNNNNNNNNNNNNNNNNNNNNNNNNNNNNNNNNNNNNNNNNNNNNNNNNNNNNNNNNNNNNNNNNNNNNNNNNNNNNNNNNNNNNNNNNNNNNNNNNNNNNNNNNNNNNNNNNNNNNNNNNNNNNNNNNNNNNNNNNNNNNNNNNNNNNNNNNNNNNNNNNNNNNNNNNNNNNNNNNNNNNNNNNNNNNNNNNNNNNNNNNNNNNNNNNNNNNNNNNNNNNNNNNNNNNNNNNNNNNNNNNNNNNNNNNNNNNNNNNNNNNNNNNNNNNNNNNNNNNNNNNNNNNNNNNNNNNNNNNNNNNNNNNNNNNNNNNNNNNNNNNNNNNNNNNNNNNNNNNNNNNNNNNNNNNNNNNNNNNNNNNNNNNNNNNNNNNNNNNNNNNNNNNNNNNNNNNNNNNNNNNNNNNNNNNNNNNNNNNNNNNNNNNNNNNNNNNNNNNNNNNNNNNNNNNNNNNNNNNNNNNNNNNNNNNNNNNNNNNNNNNNNNNNNNNNNNNNNNNNNNNNNNNNNNNNNNNNNNNNNNNNNNNNNNNNNNNNNNNNNNNNNNNNNNNNNNNNNNNNNNNNNNNNNNNNNNNNNNNNNNNNNNNNNNNNNNNNNNNNNNNNNNNNNNNNNNNNNNNNNNNNNNNNNNNNNNNNNNNNNNNNNNNNNNNNNNNNNNNNNNNNNNNNNNNNNNNNNNNNNNNNNNNNNNNNNNNNNNNNNNNNNNNNNNNNNNNNNNNNNNNNNNNNNNNNNNNNNNNNNNNNNNNNNNNNNNNNNNNNNNNNNNNNNNNNNNNNNNNNNNNNNNNNNNNNNNNNNNNNNNNNNNNNNNNNNNNNNNNNNNNNNNNNNNNNNNNNNNNNNNNNNNNNNNNNNNNNNNNNNNNNNNNNNNNNNNNNNNNNNNNNNNNNNNNNNNNNNNNNNNNNNNNNNNNNNNNNNNNNNNNNNNNNNNNNNNNNNNNNNNNNNNNNNNNNNNNNNNNNNNNNNNNNNNNNNNNNNNNNNNNNNNNNNNNNNNNNNNNNNNNNNNNNNNNNNNNNNNNNNNNNNNNNNNNNNNNNNNNNNNNNNNNNNNNNNNNNNNNNNNNNNNNNNNNNNNNNNNNNNNNNNNNNNNNNNNNNNNNNNNNNNNNNNNNNNNNNNNNNNNNNNNNNNNNNNNNNNNNNNNNNNNNNNNNNNNNNNNNNNNNNNNNNNNNNNNNNNNNNNNNNNNNNNNNNNNNNNNNNNNNNNNNNNNNNNNNNNNNNNNNNNNNNNNNNNNNNNNNNNNNNNNNNNNNNNNNNNNNNNNNNNNNNNNNNNNNNNNNNNNNNNNNNNNNNNNNNNNNNNNNNNNNNNNNNNNNNNNNNNNNNNNNNNNNNNNNNNNNNNNNNNNNNNNNNNNNNNNNNNNNNNNNNNNNNNNNNNNNNNNNNNNNNNNNNNNNNNNNNNNNNNNNNNNNNNNNNNNNNNNNNNNNNNNNNNNNNNNNNNNNNNNNNNNNNNNNNNNNNNNNNNNNNNNNNNNNNNNNNNNNNNNNNNNNNNNNNNNNNNNNNNNNNNNNNNNNNNNNNNNNNNNNNNNNNNNNNNNNNNNNNNNNNNNNNNNNNNNNNNNNNNNNNNNNNNNNNNNNNNNNNNNNNNNNNNNNNNNNNNNNNNNNNNNNNNNNNNNNNNNNNNNNNNNNNNNNNNNNNNNNNNNNNNNNNNNNNNNNNNNNNNNNNNNNNNNNNNNNNNNNNNNNNNNNNNNNNNNNNNNNNNNNNNNNNNNNNNNNNNNNNNNNNNNNNNNNNNNNNNNNNNNNNNNNNNNNNNNNNNNNNNNNNNNNNNNNNNNNNNNNNNNNNNNNNNNNNNNNNNNNNNNNNNNNNNNNNNNNNNNNNNNNNNNNNNNNNNNNNNNNNNNNNNNNNNNNNNNNNNNNNNNNNNNNNNNNNNNNNNNNNNNNNNNNNNNNNNNNNNNNNNNNNNNNNNNNNNNNNNNNNNNNNNNNNNNNNNNNNNNNNNNNNNNNNNNNNNNNNNNNNNNNNNNNNNNNNNNNNNNNNNNNNNNNNNNNNNNNNNNNNNNNNNNNNNNNNNNNNNNNNNNNNNNNNNNNNNNNNNNNNNNNNNNNNNNNNNNNNNNNNNNNNNNNNNNNNNNNNNNNNNNNNNNNNNNNNNNNNNNNNNNNNNNNNNNNNNNNNNNNNNNNNNNNNNNNNNNNNNNNNNNNNNNNNNNNNNNNNNNNNNNNNNNNNNNNNNNNNNNNNNNNNNNNNNNNNNNNNNNNNNNNNNNNNNNNNNNNNNNNNNNNNNNNNNNNNNNNNNNNNNNNNNNNNNNNNNNNNNNNNNNNNNNNNNNNNNNNNNNNNNNNNNNNNNNNNNNNNNNNNNNNNNNNNNNNNNNNNNNNNNNNNNNNNNNNNNNNNNNNNNNNNNNNNNNNNNNNNNNNNNNNNNNNNNNNNNNNNNNNNNNNNNNNNNNNNNNNNNNNNNNNNNNNNNNNNNNNNNNNNNNNNNNNNNNNNNNNNNNNNNNNNNNNNNNNNNNNNNNNNNNNNNNNNNNNNNNNNNNNNNNNNNNNNNNNNNNNNNNNNNNNNNNNNNNNNNNNNNNNNNNNNNNNNNNNNNNNNNNNNNNNNNNNNNNNNNNNNNNNNNNNNNNNNNNNNNNNNNNNNNNNNNNNNNNNNNNNNNNNNNNNNNNNNNNNNNNNNNNNNNNNNNNNNNNNNNNNNNNNNNNNNNNNNNNNNNNNNNNNNNNNNNNNNNNNNNNNNNNNNNNNNNNNNNNNNNNNNNNNNNNNNNNNNNNNNNNNNNNNNNNNNNNNNNNNNNNNNNNNNNNNNNNNNNNNNNNNNNNNNNNNNNNNNNNNNNNNNNNNNNNNNNNNNNNNNNNNNNNNNNNNNNNNNNNNNNNNNNNNNNNNNNNNNNNNNNNNNNNNNNNNNNNNNNNNNNNNNNNNNNNNNNNNNNNNNNNNNNNNNNNNNNNNNNNNNNNNNNNNNNNNNNNNNNNNNNNNNNNNNNNNNNNNNNNNNNNNNNNNNNNNNNNNNNNNNNNNNNNNNNNNNNNNNNNNNNNNNNNNNNNNNNNNNNNNNNNNNNNNNNNNNNNNNNNNNNNNNNNNNNNNNNNNNNNNNNNNNNNNNNNNNNNNNNNNNNNNNNNNNNNNNNNNNNNNNNNNNNNNNNNNNNNNNNNNNNNNNNNNNNNNNNNNNNNNNNNNNNNNNNNNNNNNNNNNNNNNNNNNNNNNNNNNNNNNNNNNNNNNNNNNNNNNNNNNNNNNNNNNNNNNNNNNNNNNNNNNNNNNNNNNNNNNNNNNNNNNNNNNNNNNNNNNNNNNNNNNNNNNNNNNNNNNNNNNNNNNNNNNNNNNNNNNNNNNNNNNNNNNNNNNNNNNNNNNNNNNNNNNNNNNNNNNNNNNNNNNNNNNNNNNNNNNNNNNNNNNNNNNNNNNNNNNNNNNNNNNNNNNNNNNNNNNNNNNNNNNNNNNNNNNNNNNNNNNNNNNNNNNNNNNNNNNNNNNNNNNNNNNNNNNNNNNNNNNNNNNNNNNNNNNNNNNNNNNNNNNNNNNNNNNNNNNNNNNNNNNNNNNNNNNNNNNNNNNNNNNNNNNNNNNNNNNNNNNNNNNNNNNNNNNNNNNNNNNNNNNNNNNNNNNNNNNNNNNNNNNNNNNNNNNNNNNNNNNNNNNNNNNNNNNNNNNNNNNNNNNNNNNNNNNNNNNNNNNNNNNNNNNNNNNNNNNNNNNNNNNNNNNNNNNNNNNNNNNNNNNNNNNNNNNNNNNNNNNNNNNNNNNNNNNNNNNNNNNNNNNNNNNNNNNNNNNNNNNNNNNNNNNNNNNNNNNNNNNNNNNNNNNNNNNNNNNNNNNNNNNNNNNNNNNNNNNNNNNNNNNNNNNNNNNNNNNNNNNNNNNNNNNNNNNNNNNNNNNNNNNNNNNNNNNNNNNNNNNNNNNNNNNNNNNNNNNNNNNNNNNNNNNNNNNNNNNNNNNNNNNNNNNNNNNNNNNNNNNNNNNNNNNNNNNNNNNNNNNNNNNNNNNNNNNNNNNNNNNNNNNNNNNNNNNNNNNNNNNNNNNNNNNNNNNNNNNNNNNNNNNNNNNNNNNNNNNNNNNNNNNNNNNNNNNNNNNNNNNNNNNNNNNNNNNNNNNNNNNNNNNNNNNNNNNNNNNNNNNNNNNNNNNNNNNNNNNNNNNNNNNNNNNNNNNNNNNNNNNNNNNNNNNNNNNNNNNNNNNNNNNNNNNNNNNNNNNNNNNNNNNNNNNNNNNNNNNNNNNNNNNNNNNNNNNNNNNNNNNNNNNNNNNNNNNNNNNNNNNNNNNNNNNNNNNNNNNNNNNNNNNNNNNNNNNNNNNNNNNNNNNNNNNNNNNNNNNNNNNNNNNNNNNNNNNNNNNNNNNNNNNNNNNNNNNNNNNNNNNNNNNNNNNNNNNNNNNNNNNNNNNNNNNNNNNNNNNNNNNNNNNNNNNNNNNNNNNNNNNNNNNNNNNNNNNNNNNNNNNNNNNNNNNNNNNNNNNNNNNNNNNNNNNNNNNNNNNNNNNNNNNNNNNNNNNNNNNNNNNNNNNNNNNNNNNNNNNNNNNNNNNNNNNNNNNNNNNNNNNNNNNNNNNNNNNNNNNNNNNNNNNNNNNNNNNNNNNNNNNNNNNNNNNNNNNNNNNNNNNNNNNNNNNNNNNNNNNNNNNNNNNNNNNNNNNNNNNNNNNNNNNNNNNNNNNNNNNNNNNNNNNNNNNNNNNNNNNNNNNNNNNNNNNNNNNNNNNNNNNNNNNNNNNNNNNNNNNNNNNNNNNNNNNNNNNNNNNNNNNNNNNNNNNNNNNNNNNNNNNNNNNNNNNNNNNNNNNNNNNNNNNNNNNNNNNNNNNNNNNNNNNNNNNNNNNNNNNNNNNNNNNNNNNNNNNNNNNNNNNNNNNNNNNNNNNNNNNNNNNNNNNNNNNNNNNNNNNNNNNNNNNNNNNNNNNNNNNNNNNNNNNNNNNNNNNNNNNNNNNNNNNNNNNNNNNNNNNNNNNNNNNNNNNNNNNNNNNNNNNNNNNNNNNNNNNNNNNNNNNNNNNNNNNNNNNNNNNNNNNNNNNNNNNNNNNNNNNNNNNNNNNNNNNNNNNNNNNNNNNNNNNNNNNNNNNNNNNNNNNNNNNNNNNNNNNNNNNNNNNNNNNNNNNNNNNNNNNNNNNNNNNNNNNNNNNNNNNNNNNNNNNNNNNNNNNNNNNNNNNNNNNNNNNNNNNNNNNNNNNNNNNNNNNNNNNNNNNNNNNNNNNNNNNNNNNNNNNNNNNNNNNNNNNNNNNNNNNNNNNNNNNNNNNNNNNNNNNNNNNNNNNNNNNNNNNNNNNNNNNNNNNNNNNNNNNNNNNNNNNNNNNNNNNNNNNNNNNNNNNNNNNNNNNNNNNNNNNNNNNNNNNNNNNNNNNNNNNNNNNNNNNNNNNNNNNNNNNNNNNNNNNNNNNNNNNNNNNNNNNNNNNNNNNNNNNNNNNNNNNNNNNNNNNNNNNNNNNNNNNNNNNNNNNNNNNNNNNNNNNNNNNNNNNNNNNNNNNNNNNNNNNNNNNNNNNNNNNNNNNNNNNNNNNNNNNNNNNNNNNNNNNNNNNNNNNNNNNNNNNNNNNNNNNNNNNNNNNNNNNNNNNNNNNNNNNNNNNNNNNNNNNNNNNNNNNNNNNNNNNNNNNNNNNNNNNNNNNNNNNNNNNNNNNNNNNNNNNNNNNNNNNNNNNNNNNNNNNNNNNNNNNNNNNNNNNNNNNNNNNNNNNNNNNNNNNNNNNNNNNNNNNNNNNNNNNNNNNNNNNNNNNNNNNNNNNNNNNNNNNNNNNNNNNNNNNNNNNNNNNNNNNNNNNNNNNNNNNNNNNNNNNNNNNNNNNNNNNNNNNNNNNNNNNNNNNNNNNNNNNNNNNNNNNNNNNNNNNNNNNNNNNNNNNNNNNNNNNNNNNNNNNNNNNNNNNNNNNNNNNNNNNNNNNNNNNNNNNNNNNNNNNNNNNNNNNNNNNNNNNNNNNNNNNNNNNNNNNNNNNNNNNNNNNNNNNNNNNNNNNNNNNNNNNNNNNNNNNNNNNNNNNNNNNNNNNNNNNNNNNNNNNNNNNNNNNNNNNNNNNNNNNNNNNNNNNNNNNNNNNNNNNNNNNNNNNNNNNNNNNNNNNNNNNNNNNNNNNNNNNNNNNNNNNNNNNNNNNNNNNNNNNNNNNNNNNNNNNNNNNNNNNNNNNNNNNNNNNNNNNNNNNNNNNNNNNNNNNNNNNNNNNNNNNNNNNNNNNNNNNNNNNNNNNNNNNNNNNNNNNNNNNNNNNNNNNNNNNNNNNNNNNNNNNNNNNNNNNNNNNNNNNNNNNNNNNNNNNNNNNNNNNNNNNNNNNNNNNNNNNNNNNNNNNNNNNNNNNNNNNNNNNNNNNNNNNNNNNNNNNNNNNNNNNNNNNNNNNNNNNNNNNNNNNNNNNNNNNNNNNNNNNNNNNNNNNNNNNNNNNNNNNNNNNNNNNNNNNNNNNNNNNNNNNNNNNNNNNNNNNNNNNNNNNNNNNNNNNNNNNNNNNNNNNNNNNNNNNNNNNNNNNNNNNNNNNNNNNNNNNNNNNNNNNNNNNNNNNNNNNNNNNNNNNNNNNNNNNNNNNNNNNNNNNNNNNNNNNNNNNNNNNNNNNNNNNNNNNNNNNNNNNNNNNNNNNNNNNNNNNNNNNNNNNNNNNNNNNNNNNNNNNNNNNNNNNNNNNNNNNNNNNNNNNNNNNNNNNNNNNNNNNNNNNNNNNNNNNNNNNNNNNNNNNNNNNNNNNNNNNNNNNNNNNNNNNNNNNNNNNNNNNNNNNNNNNNNNNNNNNNNNNNNNNNNNNNNNNNNNNNNNNNNNNNNNNNNNNNNNNNNNNNNNNNNNNNNNNNNNNNNNNNNNNNNNNNNNNNNNNNNNNNNNNNNNNNNNNNNNNNNNNNNNNNNNNNNNNNNNNNNNNNNNNNNNNNNNNNNNNNNNNNNNNNNNNNNNNNNNNNNNNNNNNNNNNNNNNNNNNNNNNNNNNNNNNNNNNNNNNNNNNNNNNNNNNNNNNNNNNNNNNNNNNNNNNNNNNNNNNNNNNNNNNNNNNNNNNNNNNNNNNNNNNNNNNNNNNNNNNNNNNNNNNNNNNNNNNNNNNNNNNNNNNNNNNNNNNNNNNNNNNNNNNNNNNNNNNNNNNNNNNNNNNNNNNNNNNNNNNNNNNNNNNNNNNNNNNNNNNNNNNNNNNNNNNNNNNNNNNNNNNNNNNNNNNNNNNNNNNNNNNNNNNNNNNNNNNNNNNNNNNNNNNNNNNNNNNNNNNNNNNNNNNNNNNNNNNNNNNNNNNNNNNNNNNNNNNNNNNNNNNNNNNNNNNNNNNNNNNNNNNNNNNNNNNNNNNNNNNNNNNNNNNNNNNNNNNNNNNNNNNNNNNNNNNNNNNNNNNNNNNNNNNNNNNNNNNNNNNNNNNNNNNNNNNNNNNNNNNNNNNNNNNNNNNNNNNNNNNNNNNNNNNNNNNNNNNNNNNNNNNNNNNNNNNNNNNNNNNNNNNNNNNNNNNNNNNNNNNNNNNNNNNNNNNNNNNNNNNNNNNNNNNNNNNNNNNNNNNNNNNNNNNNNNNNNNNNNNNNNNNNNNNNNNNNNNNNNNNNNNNNNNNNNNNNNNNNNNNNNNNNNNNNNNNNNNNNNNNNNNNNNNNNNNNNNNNNNNNNNNNNNNNNNNNNNNNNNNNNNNNNNNNNNNNNNNNNNNNNNNNNNNNNNNNNNNNNNNNNNNNNNNNNNNNNNNNNNNNNNNNNNNNNNNNNNNNNNNNNNNNNNNNNNNNNNNNNNNNNNNNNNNNNNNNNNNNNNNNNNNNNNNNNNNNNNNNNNNNNNNNNNNNNNNNNNNNNNNNNNNNNNNNNNNNNNNNNNNNNNNNNNNNNNNNNNNNNNNNNNNNNNNNNNNNNNNNNNNNNNNNNNNNNNNNNNNNNNNNNNNNNNNNNNNNNNNNNNNNNNNNNNNNNNNNNNNNNNNNNNNNNNNNNNNNNNNNNNNNNNNNNNNNNNNNNNNNNNNNNNNNNNNNNNNNNNNNNNNNNNNNNNNNNNNNNNNNNNNNNNNNNNNNNNNNNNNNNNNNNNNNNNNNNNNNNNNNNNNNNNNNNNNNNNNNNNNNNNNNNNNNNNNNNNNNNNNNNNNNNNNNNNNNNNNNNNNNNNNNNNNNNNNNNNNNNNNNNNNNNNNNNNNNNNNNNNNNNNNNNNNNNNNNNNNNNNNNNNNNNNNNNNNNNNNNNNNNNNNNNNNNNNNNNNNNNNNNNNNNNNNNNNNNNNNNNNNNNNNNNNNNNNNNNNNNNNNNNNNNNNNNNNNNNNNNNNNNNNNNNNNNNNNNNNNNNNNNNNNNNNNNNNNNNNNNNNNNNNNNNNNNNNNNNNNNNNNNNNNNNNNNNNNNNNNNNNNNNNNNNNNNNNNNNNNNNNNNNNNNNNNNNNNNNNNNNNNNNNNNNNNNNNNNNNNNNNNNNNNNNNNNNNNNNNNNNNNNNNNNNNNNNNNNNNNNNNNNNNNNNNNNNNNNNNNNNNNNNNNNNNNNNNNNNNNNNNNNNNNNNNNNNNNNNNNNNNNNNNNNNNNNNNNNNNNNNNNNNNNNN
Protein-coding sequences here:
- the LOC112892857 gene encoding protein indeterminate-domain 7-like, with the translated sequence MMLKDLAAIQQQQQMAADENMSNLTSASGDQASVSSHPLPPPAKKKRSLPGNPDPDAEVIALSPRTLMATNRYVCEVCGKGFQRDQNLQLHRRGHNLPWKLKQRNPKEAVRKKVYVCPEPGCVHHDPARALGDLTGIKKHFSRKHGEKKWKCDRCAKRYAVHSDWKAHSKVCGTREYRCDCGTLFSRRDSFITHRAFCDALAEESARAVTAAAAVAGQHHPGMLFSQGAGGGEGGAAGGLHLPAVLDPSQPLVGHGMSLQELCLKREQQQQQQFAPSWLTAQQQQHLELQAAGAGNPAVFVSARPLDQDYMGSSTPESTAPPAGLGFGFSPSSSAGTASAHMSATALLQKAAQMGHRRREDVVRPRVEDCDAEAGVVDMLDDYHEAHVAEELVEEEPEGSAKAFYDMFASAQKPLHGHTKVSQLDAIGRVMALKSRYSLSRDTFDGIVTVIGSLLPEGHILPKSMYESQKLLRALKMPYDKIHACPNGCVLFRKEYAEEKYCPKCKSSRFLEVDSGDGNKRQLDIPVTILRHLPAIPRIQRLYMTEESAKQMTWHKKGKRYNPHKMVHASDGEAWTYFDSIHRDKASEARNVRIALATDGFNPALAMRP